A window of the Mucilaginibacter sp. cycad4 genome harbors these coding sequences:
- a CDS encoding NADH-quinone oxidoreductase subunit B family protein, with the protein MSNDITSENGGVVVTKMNDLLNWARLSSLWPLSFGIACCAIEMMGSMASTYDLDRFGVFPRPSARQADVIIIAGTVTFKMAERIKRLYEQMPEPKYVISMGSCSNCGGPYWQYGYHVVKGVDRVIPVDVYVQGCPPRPEALIGAILELQKKIEGEQLIKA; encoded by the coding sequence ATGAGTAACGATATAACAAGCGAGAATGGTGGTGTAGTGGTAACCAAAATGAACGATTTGCTCAACTGGGCTCGTTTATCGTCTTTGTGGCCGCTAAGTTTTGGCATAGCCTGCTGCGCCATTGAAATGATGGGCTCTATGGCCTCCACTTATGACCTGGACCGTTTTGGTGTTTTCCCGCGCCCTTCCGCCCGCCAGGCCGATGTGATCATTATTGCCGGTACAGTTACCTTTAAAATGGCCGAACGTATTAAACGTCTGTACGAGCAAATGCCTGAGCCTAAATATGTGATCTCGATGGGGTCATGCTCCAACTGTGGCGGCCCGTACTGGCAATATGGTTACCATGTGGTAAAAGGGGTTGACAGGGTAATCCCGGTTGATGTATACGTACAAGGCTGCCCGCCACGACCTGAAGCGCTTATTGGCGCCATTTTAGAATTACAGAAAAAGATTGAAGGGGAGCAATTGATAAAAGCCTGA
- a CDS encoding NADH-quinone oxidoreductase subunit A — translation MVCVIFFINKLLAPNNPNAEKLSSYECGEEPTGNAWLPFNPRFYVIALVFLLFDVEMVFIFPWATVFGSHELAAQDARWGWVSLTEMFMFLGILIIGLIYVWRKGDLDWIKPTPVVPHTDVHIPPSLYQQLNQEQSMFTVKAFNADVVSTAAATAIAPATAAPSTEPARKPMFKPTFKKPANE, via the coding sequence ATGGTGTGCGTGATATTTTTTATCAACAAACTTTTGGCCCCCAACAATCCCAACGCCGAAAAATTGAGCTCGTACGAATGCGGTGAAGAACCTACCGGCAATGCCTGGTTGCCATTCAATCCGCGTTTTTATGTAATAGCCCTGGTTTTCCTGCTGTTTGATGTGGAGATGGTATTTATTTTTCCATGGGCAACGGTATTTGGCAGTCATGAACTTGCAGCGCAGGACGCGCGCTGGGGCTGGGTTTCACTTACCGAGATGTTTATGTTTTTAGGTATCCTGATTATAGGTTTGATATACGTTTGGCGCAAAGGCGACCTGGACTGGATCAAGCCTACACCTGTTGTACCGCATACCGATGTACATATCCCGCCATCTTTGTACCAACAGTTGAACCAGGAACAAAGCATGTTTACAGTAAAAGCGTTCAACGCTGATGTTGTATCAACTGCTGCTGCAACTGCTATTGCTCCTGCAACTGCCGCTCCATCAACAGAGCCCGCCCGCAAACCTATGTTTAAGCCAACTTTTAAAAAGCCTGCAAATGAGTAA
- a CDS encoding NAD(P)/FAD-dependent oxidoreductase produces the protein MSTNLVKQTDFDAIIIGGGACGLMCAVQAGFLGKRVLVLEKNDRVGAKILISGGGRCNYTNLYATDQQFISQNPHFCKSAFSQWTVDDTLSFFETYGITGKEKTLGQLFPISDKAKDVVEVFTNLCDDLGQEIWVNAEVKIVEKTDDGFTVRAEVNGKQEYISAASVVMAAGGLPIPKMGATDFGLRTARNFGLKVTDTAPALVPLTITGKDQPWYEQLSGNSIFCRVWNDKASFEENILFTHWGLSGPAILQISSYWKPGETINIDLLPNQNIADLIQQEKETNGKKMLLAYIASLYTRKFAEALSDKLPAEKNMASLTKTDIENISTLIHDFKVKPAGDKGYDKAEVMRGGVATDELSSKTLEAKKVPGLYFGGECVDVTGWLGGYNFQWAWASGFVIAQNI, from the coding sequence ATGAGTACAAATTTAGTAAAACAAACAGATTTTGACGCTATAATAATTGGCGGAGGTGCATGCGGCCTCATGTGCGCCGTACAGGCGGGCTTTTTAGGCAAGCGGGTATTGGTACTTGAAAAAAACGACCGTGTTGGCGCTAAGATCCTCATCAGCGGCGGCGGGCGTTGCAACTATACCAATCTTTACGCTACCGATCAGCAATTCATTTCGCAAAATCCACATTTCTGTAAATCAGCCTTTTCGCAATGGACTGTTGATGATACCCTAAGCTTTTTTGAAACGTATGGCATTACTGGTAAAGAGAAAACGTTAGGCCAGCTTTTCCCGATAAGTGATAAAGCGAAAGATGTAGTTGAAGTATTTACTAACCTGTGCGATGATCTTGGGCAGGAGATCTGGGTTAATGCTGAAGTTAAAATAGTTGAAAAAACTGACGATGGTTTTACAGTGCGCGCCGAAGTAAATGGCAAACAGGAGTATATAAGCGCCGCCAGCGTAGTGATGGCTGCCGGTGGTTTACCCATCCCCAAAATGGGTGCAACCGATTTCGGCTTACGAACGGCGCGTAATTTCGGCTTAAAAGTTACCGATACTGCCCCTGCCCTTGTACCACTAACCATTACCGGCAAAGATCAGCCCTGGTATGAGCAATTATCGGGTAACAGTATTTTTTGCAGGGTTTGGAATGATAAGGCCAGTTTTGAAGAAAATATCCTGTTTACCCACTGGGGCCTCAGCGGACCAGCCATATTACAGATCTCCTCCTACTGGAAACCCGGCGAAACCATTAACATCGATCTCCTCCCCAATCAAAATATAGCCGACCTTATTCAGCAGGAAAAAGAAACTAACGGCAAAAAAATGCTGCTTGCATACATAGCATCTTTATATACCCGCAAGTTTGCCGAGGCTTTGAGCGATAAACTCCCCGCCGAAAAAAACATGGCATCACTCACCAAAACCGATATCGAAAACATCAGTACCCTCATTCATGATTTTAAGGTAAAACCTGCCGGCGATAAAGGTTATGATAAGGCTGAAGTAATGCGCGGCGGCGTAGCTACCGATGAGCTGTCGTCCAAAACACTGGAAGCTAAAAAGGTACCCGGCTTATATTTTGGCGGCGAGTGTGTAGATGTTACCGGATGGCTCGGCGGCTATAACTTTCAATGGGCCTGGGCAAGCGGCTTTGTTATTGCGCAAAACATATGA
- a CDS encoding glycosyltransferase family 2 protein produces MKVSGFTFIRNAVRNDYPVVEAITSILPLCDEFIVVVGNSDDGTRGLIEAINSPVIKIIDSVWDESLKEGGKVFAAETDKAFAAISPDADWCFYIQGDEAVHEKYHPLIKKEMQDALNKPNIEGLLFKYLHFYGSYDYYGHSRRWYRREIRLLKNINGIHAYRDAQGFRLNDRKINVKLIDAYIYHYGWAKPPQGLNNKVRNFNQFYHDENWMAQNLPETYEFDYSNADRLIRFTGTHPAPMQKRIAATNWNIDFDSKKLRAGMDFRRKALQKIEDVTGWRVGEYRNYKIVER; encoded by the coding sequence ATGAAAGTATCCGGTTTTACCTTTATCAGGAACGCTGTACGTAATGATTATCCCGTTGTTGAAGCCATTACATCCATATTGCCGCTTTGCGATGAGTTTATAGTAGTAGTAGGTAACTCTGACGACGGCACCCGGGGATTAATTGAAGCTATTAACTCGCCGGTTATAAAAATCATTGATTCTGTTTGGGACGAATCATTGAAGGAGGGAGGAAAGGTTTTCGCTGCCGAAACAGATAAGGCTTTCGCAGCTATATCGCCCGATGCCGACTGGTGTTTCTATATTCAGGGCGATGAAGCGGTGCATGAAAAATATCATCCGCTTATCAAAAAGGAAATGCAGGACGCTTTAAATAAACCCAACATTGAAGGCCTGCTGTTTAAATACCTGCATTTTTATGGCTCGTATGACTATTACGGGCATTCAAGACGCTGGTACCGCCGCGAGATCCGTTTGCTCAAAAATATTAACGGCATCCATGCTTATCGTGACGCTCAAGGCTTCAGGCTTAACGATCGTAAAATAAACGTAAAGCTTATTGACGCCTACATTTATCATTACGGCTGGGCAAAACCGCCACAGGGACTGAATAACAAAGTGCGCAACTTTAACCAGTTTTATCATGATGAAAACTGGATGGCACAAAACCTGCCCGAAACTTATGAGTTTGACTACAGCAATGCCGACCGCCTCATCCGATTTACCGGAACGCATCCGGCGCCAATGCAAAAACGAATTGCAGCCACCAACTGGAATATCGATTTCGATTCTAAAAAGCTGAGGGCCGGCATGGATTTCCGCCGTAAGGCACTGCAAAAAATTGAAGACGTTACAGGCTGGCGAGTTGGCGAGTACAGGAATTATAAGATAGTGGAGCGGTAG
- a CDS encoding 5-(carboxyamino)imidazole ribonucleotide synthase — translation MKAFYGDLKLGILGGGQLGRMLIQQAINYNVTVKILDPDREAPCRKLCDEFTVGSLGDYETVYNFGKTVDLLTIEIEKVNVDALEQLEKEGVLVYPQSRIIRLIQDKGLQKQFFKENDIPTADFQIISSPQQLQQSLIPFPYIQKLRKDGYDGKGVYKVIDESYLAGAFKEPSLIEQWIDFEKEIAVIVARNENGEISTFPMVEMEFNPKANLVEFLIAPSTLPFAIQQKAEQIAKKIADSLKIVGLLAVEMFLDKHGRILVNELAPRPHNSGHQTIEGNVVSQFEQHLRAIFNQPLGNTACLNNAIMVNVLGEAGYEGPAIYQGIEKILKVPGVYIHLYGKALTKPFRKMGHVTIVDADREKAIEKARFVQKTLKVIS, via the coding sequence ATGAAAGCATTTTACGGAGATTTAAAACTGGGTATTTTAGGCGGCGGACAGTTAGGCCGTATGCTGATACAGCAAGCCATAAACTATAATGTTACTGTTAAAATACTTGATCCCGATCGCGAAGCGCCGTGCCGTAAACTGTGTGATGAGTTTACCGTAGGTTCATTGGGTGATTATGAAACCGTTTATAACTTTGGGAAAACTGTCGACCTGCTTACCATTGAAATAGAAAAGGTTAACGTTGATGCCCTTGAACAGCTTGAAAAAGAGGGCGTACTGGTTTATCCCCAATCGCGCATTATCCGGCTGATCCAGGACAAAGGCCTGCAAAAGCAGTTTTTCAAAGAAAATGATATCCCTACTGCAGATTTCCAGATCATATCATCACCGCAACAGCTACAACAAAGCCTGATCCCTTTTCCTTATATTCAAAAACTACGTAAAGATGGTTATGACGGCAAAGGCGTATATAAAGTAATTGACGAAAGTTACCTTGCCGGAGCTTTTAAAGAGCCAAGCCTGATTGAGCAATGGATAGATTTTGAAAAGGAGATTGCCGTAATAGTTGCCCGTAATGAAAACGGTGAGATCAGCACCTTCCCGATGGTTGAAATGGAGTTTAACCCTAAAGCTAACCTGGTGGAGTTTTTGATTGCCCCATCTACCCTCCCATTCGCCATACAGCAAAAAGCAGAGCAGATAGCCAAAAAGATTGCCGACAGCCTTAAAATTGTAGGCCTGCTGGCGGTTGAAATGTTTTTAGATAAACACGGCCGCATCCTGGTGAATGAGCTCGCCCCTCGTCCGCACAACAGCGGCCACCAAACCATTGAGGGTAATGTGGTATCGCAGTTTGAGCAACATTTAAGGGCGATATTTAACCAGCCACTGGGCAATACCGCCTGCCTTAACAATGCTATTATGGTAAACGTTTTAGGCGAAGCCGGTTATGAAGGCCCAGCTATTTACCAGGGAATTGAAAAAATACTGAAAGTGCCGGGAGTATATATCCACCTTTACGGTAAAGCATTAACTAAACCTTTCCGGAAAATGGGGCATGTTACTATTGTTGACGCTGACAGAGAGAAGGCTATTGAAAAGGCACGGTTTGTGCAGAAAACGCTAAAAGTAATTAGTTAA
- the purE gene encoding 5-(carboxyamino)imidazole ribonucleotide mutase has protein sequence MSTTKVAIIMGSKSDLNVMQDAADVLAELGVEYEITVVSAHRTPDRMFSYARAAADRGIKVIIAGAGGAAHLPGMVASLTHLPVIGVPVKSSNSIDGWDSILSILQMPNGIPVATVALNAAKNAGILAAQILSTGDEYLVKNLIDFKENLKKKVEESAREMEDSD, from the coding sequence ATGAGTACTACAAAAGTCGCCATTATAATGGGCAGCAAATCCGATCTGAATGTAATGCAGGACGCTGCAGATGTTTTAGCCGAATTAGGCGTTGAATATGAAATAACCGTAGTATCGGCACATCGTACACCGGATAGGATGTTCAGCTATGCGCGTGCCGCTGCAGACCGTGGCATAAAAGTGATTATAGCCGGTGCCGGCGGTGCAGCGCACTTACCAGGCATGGTAGCCTCATTAACACACCTGCCGGTGATTGGCGTACCGGTAAAATCAAGCAACTCTATTGATGGCTGGGACTCTATCCTATCCATATTGCAAATGCCAAACGGCATCCCGGTAGCAACAGTAGCTTTAAATGCAGCCAAAAATGCCGGGATCCTTGCAGCCCAGATCCTCTCAACAGGAGATGAATACCTTGTAAAAAACCTTATCGACTTTAAAGAAAACCTTAAAAAGAAAGTTGAAGAATCGGCCAGGGAAATGGAGGATAGTGATTAG
- a CDS encoding YqgE/AlgH family protein, giving the protein MLSPIAAAAGHLLISEPFMMDPNFKRSVIILTEYSEEGAMGFILNHQSEYLLGDVLPDVSYSEMPVYEGGPVAKNTLHFIHCAPDKIEGGIEIADGLYWGGDFEQVKYLVSNYQLSTEEIKFFAGYSGWTPQQLDEEIKDDSWIVTNKFDIESLFTLDEQNLWRQVVISLGQRYAHIANFPENPALN; this is encoded by the coding sequence ATGCTTAGTCCTATAGCGGCCGCGGCAGGCCATTTACTTATTTCGGAGCCATTTATGATGGACCCGAATTTTAAGAGATCCGTAATAATTTTAACAGAATACTCTGAGGAAGGGGCTATGGGCTTTATTCTGAACCATCAAAGCGAATATTTATTGGGCGATGTACTGCCCGATGTTTCCTATTCGGAGATGCCTGTTTATGAGGGGGGGCCGGTAGCAAAGAATACATTGCACTTTATTCATTGTGCTCCCGATAAAATAGAGGGAGGAATTGAAATAGCCGATGGTCTTTATTGGGGCGGCGATTTTGAACAAGTGAAATATTTGGTATCCAATTACCAGTTAAGCACCGAAGAAATTAAATTTTTTGCCGGATACTCTGGCTGGACACCGCAACAGCTTGACGAAGAAATAAAAGACGATAGCTGGATAGTAACCAATAAATTTGATATTGAGTCATTGTTCACTCTTGATGAACAAAACCTGTGGCGCCAGGTAGTGATCAGTCTCGGCCAGCGTTATGCCCACATAGCTAATTTTCCGGAAAATCCGGCTCTTAATTAG
- the pdxH gene encoding pyridoxamine 5'-phosphate oxidase: MNQQEIQNLRQDYSASTLSENSTKGDPIKQFEQWFNEALEAKLHEPNAMTLSTATINGKPSARIVLLKGFHTGGFIFFTNYLSRKGKEIAKNPQGALTFFWGGLERQVRIEGTIEKVSKEESEKYFHSRPKGSQVGAVVSPQSQEIESRELLEQKWNELEAEYADKEVPKPSYWGGYILNPQLVEFWQGRPSRMHDRILYKKTDKKTWKKVRLAP; encoded by the coding sequence ATGAATCAGCAGGAAATACAAAATTTAAGGCAGGATTATAGTGCATCCACCCTTTCAGAAAACAGCACTAAAGGTGATCCTATTAAACAGTTTGAACAATGGTTTAACGAAGCTTTGGAGGCAAAATTGCATGAACCCAATGCCATGACGCTTTCAACTGCCACCATAAACGGCAAGCCTTCGGCACGTATTGTACTTTTAAAAGGTTTTCATACAGGCGGTTTTATATTCTTTACCAACTACTTAAGCCGTAAAGGCAAAGAGATAGCCAAAAACCCGCAGGGTGCATTAACCTTTTTCTGGGGAGGCCTTGAACGGCAGGTACGCATTGAAGGCACTATCGAAAAAGTAAGCAAGGAAGAATCTGAAAAATATTTCCATTCGCGCCCTAAAGGCAGCCAGGTTGGCGCGGTAGTATCGCCCCAAAGCCAGGAAATTGAAAGCAGGGAATTGCTGGAGCAAAAATGGAACGAACTGGAAGCAGAATATGCCGATAAAGAAGTGCCTAAACCATCATATTGGGGCGGATATATCTTAAACCCGCAGTTGGTTGAGTTTTGGCAAGGCAGGCCAAGCCGTATGCACGACCGCATCCTGTATAAAAAAACCGATAAAAAAACCTGGAAAAAAGTACGCCTTGCACCATGA
- a CDS encoding NADH-quinone oxidoreductase subunit C, with the protein MSFDDIKQLLIEKFGDTVIAGEETGGLQPALFINPDNITAVCLELRNNPKTYFDFLSNLSGVHYNDEANRFGVVYHLASIPYQTQLTLKVSKPHPKESPELPEFKSITSVYRTADWHEREAYDMLGIYFEGHPDLRRILLPDDWEGFPLRKDYQNAEFYKGIRID; encoded by the coding sequence ATGAGTTTTGACGATATTAAACAATTGCTCATCGAAAAATTTGGTGATACTGTAATTGCCGGCGAAGAAACCGGCGGCCTGCAACCCGCCCTGTTCATTAATCCGGATAATATTACAGCTGTGTGCCTGGAGCTGCGTAATAACCCAAAAACTTATTTCGATTTCCTGTCGAACTTAAGCGGGGTACATTATAATGATGAGGCAAACCGTTTTGGGGTAGTTTATCACCTGGCATCAATCCCTTATCAAACACAGCTCACCTTAAAAGTTAGTAAACCTCACCCAAAAGAAAGCCCTGAACTGCCGGAGTTTAAAAGCATAACTTCCGTTTACCGCACCGCCGACTGGCATGAGCGCGAAGCCTATGATATGCTGGGGATTTACTTTGAAGGGCATCCTGACCTTCGCCGGATTTTACTGCCCGATGATTGGGAAGGTTTCCCTTTACGTAAAGATTACCAGAACGCCGAATTTTATAAAGGCATCAGGATAGATTAA
- a CDS encoding NADH-quinone oxidoreductase subunit D, translating to MVLNVGPQHPSTHGVLRLELITDGEIVKEVIPHIGYLHRCFEKHAESLTYQQTIPFTDRMDYLASMNNSHAFVMGVERMMGIDKDIPKRVEYIRVLVCELNRIASHLIAIGTYGIDIGAFTPFLWCFRDREHIMGMLEWASGSRMLYNYIWVGGLFYDLPVGFEERCRDFVEYFKPKMVELNQLLTDNQVFISRTANVGVLPLDVAINYGCSGPMLRASGLKWDLRRIDNYSAYPEIDFEIPVGKGLMGKVGDCWDRYKVRVDEIEQSVRIVEQCLDRLQKELKRTPDFDPRAKMPRKTIPKAQDYYVRCEGAKGELGFYFMTDGKSEIPTRVKSRGPSFNNLSVLPELSKGVLIADLIAIVGSIDFVLGEVDR from the coding sequence ATGGTACTTAACGTAGGCCCGCAGCACCCCTCAACTCATGGGGTTTTACGCCTGGAATTGATTACCGATGGCGAAATAGTAAAAGAGGTGATCCCACATATTGGCTACCTGCACCGCTGCTTTGAAAAACATGCCGAATCATTAACTTATCAGCAAACCATTCCTTTTACCGACAGGATGGATTACCTGGCCTCTATGAACAACAGCCACGCTTTTGTAATGGGTGTTGAACGTATGATGGGTATTGATAAGGATATCCCTAAACGTGTTGAGTACATCCGTGTGCTGGTTTGCGAACTAAACCGTATAGCATCGCACCTGATAGCCATTGGCACTTACGGCATTGATATAGGCGCCTTTACCCCCTTCCTGTGGTGTTTCAGGGATAGGGAGCATATTATGGGGATGCTGGAGTGGGCATCGGGCTCACGTATGCTATACAATTACATTTGGGTGGGCGGTTTATTTTATGACCTGCCGGTTGGTTTTGAAGAACGCTGCCGTGATTTTGTTGAGTACTTTAAACCTAAAATGGTTGAGCTAAACCAATTACTTACCGACAACCAGGTATTTATTTCGCGCACAGCAAATGTAGGCGTTTTGCCGCTTGATGTAGCTATTAACTATGGCTGCTCGGGCCCAATGTTACGTGCATCGGGTTTAAAATGGGACCTGCGCCGGATTGACAATTACTCTGCCTACCCTGAAATTGATTTTGAAATTCCGGTTGGCAAGGGCCTGATGGGCAAAGTTGGCGATTGCTGGGACAGGTATAAAGTGCGCGTTGATGAAATTGAGCAGTCAGTAAGAATAGTTGAACAATGCCTTGACCGTTTGCAAAAAGAACTGAAGCGTACGCCCGATTTTGATCCCCGCGCTAAAATGCCCCGCAAAACCATTCCCAAAGCACAGGATTACTATGTACGCTGCGAAGGCGCCAAAGGTGAGCTTGGCTTTTATTTTATGACAGACGGCAAATCAGAGATCCCAACCCGCGTAAAATCCCGCGGACCGAGCTTTAACAATCTTTCGGTACTGCCCGAGCTATCCAAGGGCGTATTAATTGCAGATTTAATCGCCATAGTTGGTTCTATCGACTTTGTTTTGGGCGAGGTGGACAGGTAA
- a CDS encoding serine protease, producing the protein MSDNQLTEFIERYLDGSMTAEERVQFELLRKNDAAVESKVTEHIKFIGLLKQYGERLELENRLNAIHDEIDVHALKEEVMIHPVWVVRMWRNHHSKISVAASIAIFGVLTILILTGKLNNDRSKYERLSEKINKVEQTVAQIGHGRTPVKPKVNRAPANFRGTGFALTSNGYLATDYHVIKNADSVYVQNSAGESFHAKVIYTEPQYDLAILQINDPSFKNLGPIPYNVKRSEGDLGENVYTLGYPADNLVYGAGYLASAANYSNDTTEYVTSVPVNPGNSGGPLLDEKGNVIGVITARQTQVAGAYFAKKSMYLLKTIQNIPTDSLSKTLNLNTKNKLAGLSSTQQSKKLKNYVFMVKVYNQ; encoded by the coding sequence ATGAGTGATAACCAACTTACGGAATTTATTGAACGGTACCTTGACGGTAGTATGACCGCCGAAGAACGCGTTCAATTTGAGTTGCTCCGCAAAAACGACGCGGCTGTTGAAAGTAAAGTTACCGAGCACATTAAATTTATAGGCTTGCTTAAGCAATATGGCGAACGCCTTGAGCTTGAAAATCGCTTAAATGCTATTCATGATGAAATTGATGTTCATGCGTTAAAAGAAGAAGTAATGATCCACCCGGTGTGGGTTGTGCGCATGTGGCGTAATCACCATTCAAAAATATCGGTTGCGGCTTCAATTGCTATTTTTGGTGTTTTAACTATCTTAATCCTCACTGGCAAGCTAAATAACGATAGGTCTAAATACGAACGATTGAGCGAAAAGATCAATAAGGTGGAGCAGACGGTAGCCCAGATAGGACATGGCCGTACACCTGTAAAGCCTAAAGTAAACAGGGCGCCGGCCAATTTCAGGGGTACCGGTTTCGCGCTTACATCAAACGGTTACCTGGCTACAGATTATCATGTGATCAAAAATGCTGATTCGGTTTATGTACAAAATTCAGCAGGCGAATCATTCCATGCCAAGGTTATCTATACCGAGCCCCAGTATGACCTGGCTATATTACAGATCAATGATCCATCATTTAAAAATCTTGGCCCTATACCATACAATGTTAAACGATCAGAAGGCGACTTGGGTGAAAATGTATATACACTCGGTTACCCGGCAGATAATTTGGTTTATGGTGCAGGGTATTTAGCTTCTGCGGCAAATTATTCAAATGATACTACAGAGTATGTGACTTCTGTTCCGGTAAACCCGGGTAATTCAGGAGGCCCATTGCTCGACGAGAAGGGAAACGTGATTGGCGTTATCACCGCAAGGCAAACCCAGGTTGCAGGTGCCTATTTTGCAAAAAAATCAATGTACCTGTTAAAAACGATACAAAATATTCCAACAGATTCATTGTCCAAAACACTTAATCTGAATACCAAGAATAAATTAGCTGGCTTAAGCAGCACTCAACAGAGCAAAAAGCTTAAGAACTATGTGTTTATGGTTAAAGTATATAACCAATAA
- a CDS encoding sigma-70 family RNA polymerase sigma factor codes for MNKDLKASAPTDSEIVLGILNNSEIVLKRLYTTYFPMILQLIINNNGDEDDAKDIYQEAIIVLYNKIKAGDFELNSKLKTYIYSVCRRLWLKRLSQMNRYGGDIRDFEEHLPVEEEVDNHNDRDIQFGKMESALQLLGEPCKTIMEDFYIKNRSMQEICERFGYTNADNAKTQKYKCLQRLKKLFFQQK; via the coding sequence GTGAATAAAGACTTAAAAGCTTCGGCTCCAACAGATAGTGAAATAGTTCTTGGGATACTTAATAACTCGGAAATAGTGCTGAAGAGGCTCTATACAACCTACTTTCCGATGATATTACAGTTGATCATCAACAACAATGGCGATGAGGATGATGCGAAGGATATTTACCAGGAAGCCATTATAGTTCTTTATAATAAGATTAAAGCGGGTGATTTTGAGCTGAACAGTAAGCTTAAAACATACATATACTCAGTTTGCAGGCGGCTTTGGCTTAAAAGGCTTAGCCAAATGAACCGATATGGTGGTGATATCAGGGATTTTGAAGAACACCTGCCCGTTGAAGAAGAAGTTGATAACCATAATGACAGGGATATCCAGTTTGGTAAAATGGAAAGTGCGCTCCAGCTATTAGGCGAACCCTGTAAAACCATTATGGAAGATTTTTATATTAAAAACAGATCGATGCAGGAGATCTGTGAGCGGTTTGGCTACACCAACGCGGATAATGCCAAAACGCAGAAATACAAATGCCTGCAAAGGCTGAAGAAATTATTTTTTCAGCAGAAATAA
- a CDS encoding PA2169 family four-helix-bundle protein codes for MENTQATVQILNDLIQINNDRIEGYQRASKDLKDGDTELKSLFTRLIGQSQGYRLALGTEVSAFGKDIETGTTTSGKIHRAWLDVKAAFTGHDTHNVLEECEFGEDAILKAYRTALEDENLPAYLRETISQQESELLDAHDEIKALRDIVH; via the coding sequence ATGGAAAATACACAAGCAACCGTACAGATTTTAAATGATCTGATACAGATCAACAATGACAGGATTGAGGGTTATCAACGTGCCTCAAAAGATTTGAAAGATGGCGACACCGAACTGAAGTCGCTTTTCACAAGGCTTATTGGCCAAAGCCAGGGTTACAGACTTGCTTTGGGTACAGAGGTTAGTGCTTTTGGAAAGGATATTGAAACAGGTACAACCACCAGCGGTAAAATACACAGGGCCTGGCTTGATGTCAAAGCTGCGTTTACCGGGCATGATACCCATAATGTATTAGAGGAATGCGAATTTGGTGAAGATGCTATTTTAAAAGCATACCGTACCGCGCTTGAAGACGAAAATTTACCGGCCTACCTGCGCGAAACGATCAGTCAGCAGGAAAGTGAGCTGCTTGATGCTCATGACGAAATCAAAGCCCTGCGTGATATTGTTCACTAA